A region of Ferruginibacter albus DNA encodes the following proteins:
- a CDS encoding transketolase family protein translates to MLNDIQVTGNKDTRSGFGDGIVEAAKKNENVVALTADLAGSLKLNDFIKQFPERYIQCGIAEANMIGIAAGLTIGGKIPYTTTFANFSTGRVYDQIRQSVAYSRKNVKICASHAGLTLGEDGATHQILEDIGLMKMLPGMTVIVPADYNQTKAATIAIAEYEGPVYLRFGRPVWPIFTKEEDFVIGKAQKFSDGKDVSIFACGHLVWKAIEAGKILEAKGISVEVINIHTIKPLDTEAVLASITKTKCAVTCEEHNIIGGLGDSISQVATKNLPIPIEYVGTNDTFGESGKPTELLTKYGLDENHIVAAAEKAIARKSK, encoded by the coding sequence ATGTTGAATGATATCCAGGTAACAGGTAATAAAGATACCCGCAGTGGTTTTGGTGATGGCATTGTAGAAGCAGCCAAAAAAAATGAAAATGTTGTAGCATTAACCGCCGACTTAGCGGGTTCATTAAAATTAAATGATTTTATAAAACAATTTCCTGAAAGATATATCCAGTGCGGTATTGCAGAAGCAAACATGATAGGTATTGCAGCCGGATTAACTATCGGCGGTAAAATTCCCTATACAACTACTTTTGCAAACTTTTCAACCGGGCGTGTTTACGATCAGATCCGTCAATCTGTTGCGTACAGTAGAAAAAACGTAAAGATCTGTGCATCGCATGCAGGGTTAACATTAGGAGAAGATGGTGCTACACACCAAATATTGGAAGATATTGGCTTAATGAAGATGCTACCGGGAATGACAGTTATTGTTCCTGCCGATTATAATCAAACAAAAGCGGCTACTATTGCAATCGCTGAATATGAGGGTCCGGTCTATTTACGTTTTGGTCGTCCTGTTTGGCCAATATTTACAAAAGAAGAAGATTTTGTAATTGGTAAAGCACAAAAGTTTTCTGATGGTAAAGATGTAAGCATTTTTGCCTGCGGTCATTTAGTATGGAAAGCGATCGAAGCCGGAAAAATTTTAGAAGCAAAAGGAATCAGTGTAGAAGTGATCAATATTCATACGATCAAACCACTGGATACAGAAGCTGTATTAGCATCTATTACCAAAACCAAATGCGCCGTTACTTGCGAAGAACATAACATCATTGGCGGTTTAGGTGACAGCATTTCGCAGGTAGCAACTAAAAATTTACCTATACCTATTGAATATGTAGGCACTAACGATACATTTGGCGAAAGTGGTAAACCTACAGAATTGCTTACTAAATATGGTTTAGATGAAAACCATATTGTGGCTGCTGCTGAAAAAGCAATTGCAAGAAAATCAAAATAA
- the galE gene encoding UDP-glucose 4-epimerase GalE: MKKILVTGGCGYIGVHTIVDLIQNGYDVISIDNNSRSNAFILEGAEKITGKKIKNYRIDLCNFDDTRAVFEENKDIKGIIHFAAYKAVGESVENPLMYFDNNMTSLVNILKCMQEFNISNFVFSSSCTVYGNPDSIPVTESFPLRPAESPYGHTKQMGEIVVSETVKNGNNKAILLRYFNPVGAHPSTNIGEIPLGKPANLVPAITQTAIGKIPVMHVYGTDYPTRDGSCVRDYIHVCDIAHAHTLALHYLIENKNKTNCDVFNLGTGNGYTVLEVIAAFEKVSGVKLNYTLGPRRNGDVIAIYANNDKAKNELNWTPQYDIDQMMATAWKWEQKIKNDENFFGGKNAVLN; this comes from the coding sequence ATGAAAAAAATTCTTGTCACAGGTGGATGTGGTTATATTGGTGTTCACACTATTGTTGATCTGATACAAAATGGTTATGATGTTATTTCGATAGACAACAACTCAAGAAGCAATGCTTTCATTTTAGAGGGGGCAGAAAAAATTACAGGTAAGAAAATAAAAAACTACAGAATTGATCTGTGCAATTTTGATGATACCCGTGCAGTATTTGAAGAGAATAAAGATATAAAAGGGATCATTCATTTTGCAGCATACAAAGCTGTTGGTGAATCGGTTGAAAATCCATTGATGTATTTTGATAACAATATGACTTCATTGGTAAACATTTTAAAATGTATGCAGGAGTTCAATATTTCAAACTTTGTGTTTTCTTCTTCCTGCACTGTTTATGGCAACCCCGATTCAATTCCTGTAACAGAATCATTTCCTTTACGTCCTGCCGAATCACCATATGGACATACTAAACAAATGGGTGAAATTGTAGTTTCCGAAACCGTTAAAAACGGAAATAACAAGGCTATTTTGCTTAGATATTTCAATCCTGTTGGCGCTCATCCATCAACAAATATTGGTGAAATTCCGTTGGGAAAACCGGCTAATTTAGTACCGGCTATTACCCAAACTGCTATCGGTAAAATTCCCGTAATGCATGTTTATGGAACCGATTATCCAACACGTGATGGAAGCTGTGTACGCGATTATATTCATGTATGCGATATTGCCCATGCGCATACATTGGCGTTACATTATCTTATAGAAAATAAAAATAAAACCAATTGCGATGTGTTTAATTTAGGTACAGGTAATGGCTACACTGTACTGGAAGTTATCGCCGCATTTGAAAAAGTATCAGGCGTTAAATTAAATTATACATTAGGTCCTCGTCGCAATGGAGATGTTATTGCTATTTATGCAAATAACGATAAGGCAAAAAATGAACTCAACTGGACGCCTCAATACGATATTGACCAAATGATGGCAACTGCCTGGAAATGGGAGCAAAAAATTAAAAACGATGAAAACTTTTTTGGCGGTAAAAACGCTGTGCTGAATTAA
- a CDS encoding inorganic phosphate transporter → MVLLVVIIVLCVIFDFINGFHDAANSIATIVSTKVLTPFQAVVWAAVFNFVAYYIFTDFKVADTVAKTVHKDSITLLVILSGVIAAIIWNLITWWYGIPSSSSHTLIGGFAGAAVAYNGFGSIDSGSIYKTVLFIVLAPLIGMIISIIITLIFVQKSVWVKVGILAVIMLTCFFFVPFEHSKKGMFEKYALLSLGIIFICAFLYNYFKGENAYRTANMYKKLQLVSSAALSVGHGGSDAQKVMGIIAASLVTMGHYSNVGDALSHAEWIPLTCYSAIALGTMSGGWKIVKTMGTKITKVTPLEGVCAETAGAITLFTAANLGAPVSTTHTITGSIMGVGATKRLSAVRWGVTINLIWAWILTIPVSALLAMIVYHILHLFIK, encoded by the coding sequence ATGGTATTATTAGTAGTGATCATCGTTTTATGCGTCATTTTCGACTTCATTAATGGTTTTCACGATGCGGCTAACTCTATAGCCACTATTGTTTCTACTAAAGTGCTTACACCATTCCAGGCAGTTGTGTGGGCAGCTGTTTTTAATTTTGTAGCGTATTATATTTTCACCGATTTTAAAGTAGCTGATACGGTTGCTAAAACCGTTCATAAAGATTCTATCACTCTTTTAGTGATACTGTCGGGTGTAATTGCAGCCATCATCTGGAATTTAATTACCTGGTGGTATGGCATACCTTCTTCCTCTTCTCATACTTTAATCGGAGGTTTTGCCGGTGCTGCAGTTGCTTATAATGGTTTTGGAAGCATTGATTCCGGAAGTATTTATAAAACGGTTCTTTTTATTGTCTTGGCTCCGTTAATAGGAATGATCATATCCATTATTATCACATTAATATTTGTACAAAAAAGTGTGTGGGTCAAGGTAGGAATTCTGGCAGTTATTATGTTGACATGCTTTTTCTTTGTTCCTTTTGAACACAGCAAAAAAGGAATGTTTGAAAAATACGCTTTGCTTTCCCTTGGCATCATATTCATATGCGCCTTCTTATATAATTATTTTAAAGGAGAGAATGCTTACCGAACAGCTAACATGTATAAAAAACTGCAGTTGGTTTCGTCAGCTGCATTAAGTGTAGGTCATGGTGGCAGCGATGCACAAAAAGTAATGGGTATTATTGCAGCATCATTGGTTACAATGGGGCATTACAGTAATGTTGGAGATGCTTTATCTCACGCCGAATGGATACCTCTTACTTGTTATTCTGCAATAGCGCTTGGTACAATGAGCGGTGGATGGAAAATTGTAAAAACGATGGGTACCAAAATTACCAAAGTAACTCCACTGGAAGGCGTGTGTGCTGAAACAGCCGGCGCTATTACATTATTTACTGCTGCTAATTTAGGAGCTCCCGTTAGTACTACTCATACAATAACCGGTTCTATTATGGGTGTTGGCGCTACCAAAAGGCTAAGTGCTGTACGTTGGGGGGTTACTATCAATCTTATTTGGGCATGGATATTAACCATTCCTGTAAGTGCATTATTAGCGATGATAGTATATCACATACTGCATCTGTTTATAAAATAG
- a CDS encoding DUF47 domain-containing protein, producing MALNSILKIFLPKDRVFYQLFESVAEELIKMGEKLKEVVNEPDFDKRAQLIQEIEDMEHVNDDYTHNIFTELGKNFITPFDREDIHYLASALDDIADYIYASAKKINFYRVNPNDTGMQKMAELIAAGCHHVYKAVIELRNMKNMRQITDALVAINSIENQADDIFDMSIERLFAVETDAKEVIKKREIYQVMEIVTDKCEDAGNVIESIIVKYA from the coding sequence ATGGCATTAAATTCCATTCTTAAAATATTTTTACCTAAAGACAGGGTTTTTTATCAGTTATTTGAAAGCGTTGCGGAAGAGCTGATCAAAATGGGTGAAAAGTTAAAAGAAGTTGTAAACGAACCAGACTTTGATAAGCGTGCGCAATTGATACAGGAAATAGAAGACATGGAGCATGTGAATGATGATTACACTCACAATATTTTTACAGAGCTAGGTAAAAACTTCATTACTCCTTTCGATAGAGAAGATATTCACTACCTGGCATCTGCACTGGATGATATTGCAGACTATATTTATGCTTCTGCCAAAAAAATAAACTTTTACCGCGTTAATCCAAATGATACAGGCATGCAAAAAATGGCAGAGTTAATTGCTGCCGGATGCCATCATGTATATAAAGCCGTAATTGAATTGCGCAATATGAAAAACATGCGCCAGATCACAGATGCTTTGGTTGCAATCAACAGCATAGAAAACCAGGCTGATGATATTTTTGATATGAGTATTGAGCGTTTGTTTGCTGTTGAAACTGATGCAAAAGAAGTAATTAAAAAAAGAGAAATATACCAGGTAATGGAGATTGTTACTGATAAATGCGAGGATGCCGGTAATGTTATAGAATCGATCATTGTTAAATACGCATAA
- a CDS encoding SusC/RagA family TonB-linked outer membrane protein gives MRKIALLLTVLLCSTALVFAQSQVKGKVTDSKDGSPLSSISVKVKGTTSGASTAADGSFTVDITGSSATLEISGVGFTPKTIKVSAGETVSVSLEKATQNLTEVVVTALGIKREKRQLTYSTQEVNGESVVQAKQDNLVNALAGKVSGVSVINSSGMPGSPSRIVIRGATSLLGENQPLFVIDGVPISNEESGAIDVFGQGANNVRLNQGSTSNRAIDLDPSIIESVNVLKGGAATALYGAQAARGAIIITTKTGGGKSSKPTVSISSSLKFDNAILAEYQNKYSQGLDGLFINGSIQGTASSQSWGARVDTLKVDGSPVKTYDPRAIFFRTGKTTDNNISISGGSEKSNYLISYSYLNNEGIIPTTAFTRNAFFAKFSNQITSNLTANIEINYVNTVNDRTQEGNGLSNPIWAIYPAPITWDPLPATWPDGTQRLYRTLSRNNPFFVLDNSGFQSTVNRFIPVASFVYTPTKWLTITERVGTDIFADNSRYYEASTINNGVFSGAGGVSNRLEDYRQFNHDFIISFHKELSKDLYGSLLLGNNLLSQFTDTYVQSGVGLALPGFYNISNAGTILSSDNVVRYRKVGYYAQANLEYKKMLDLSLTGRYDGTSVLNPDKQYYPYGSAGLGFIFTELMNKSDAFSFGKVRISYSAVGNDNLSPYSLSTPFLLGTNMPAINNVNFPYNGVNGAKLTTALGNPNLINESLNEFEVGLELKFLKNRLSFDGSYFDRESKNLLSQTPIASTSGFFTGFQNVGQIQNKGIEFLISGNPVKTKNFTWDVNLNFTRIRSKVITLGPGVNSIQLGGFGNAGVFLFKDQPYGILYGLQYVRNDKGQIEVGDDGLPISSTDFGPIGNTNPDFTMGLSNTFTYKRLSLSFLIDYKKGGDILNLDDNYMWFYGTSKITEANRDKPFVVGNSVYASSGLPNTTPVSAQDYWSTISSITESNIEDGTYVKLRNVTAAYTFGAIRKTPFKSLTISFSGNNLWFYLPHYTGSDPEASVSGGDNGQGVTNFQTPTTRSYIVGVKATF, from the coding sequence ATGAGAAAAATTGCATTACTATTGACAGTGCTCTTATGTAGCACTGCACTCGTCTTTGCTCAGTCGCAGGTAAAAGGAAAAGTGACTGATTCTAAAGATGGTTCACCATTATCCTCGATATCAGTAAAAGTAAAAGGAACAACATCGGGAGCCAGTACGGCGGCTGATGGTTCATTTACAGTTGATATTACGGGCTCTTCTGCTACTCTTGAAATTTCAGGAGTGGGGTTTACTCCTAAAACAATTAAAGTATCTGCAGGTGAGACAGTTTCAGTCTCGCTTGAAAAGGCAACTCAGAATTTAACGGAAGTTGTTGTAACCGCCTTAGGTATTAAAAGAGAAAAAAGGCAGCTTACGTATAGTACGCAGGAAGTAAACGGTGAAAGTGTTGTACAAGCAAAGCAAGATAATTTGGTAAATGCTCTTGCAGGAAAGGTTTCCGGTGTTTCTGTAATTAATTCAAGCGGTATGCCAGGTAGCCCTTCCCGTATTGTAATTAGAGGAGCTACATCTCTTTTAGGAGAAAATCAGCCTTTGTTTGTAATAGATGGGGTTCCTATCAGCAATGAAGAGTCGGGCGCAATTGATGTCTTTGGACAAGGGGCTAATAATGTAAGGCTTAATCAGGGAAGTACCTCAAACAGGGCAATTGACCTTGACCCAAGCATAATTGAATCTGTAAACGTATTGAAAGGAGGTGCTGCTACTGCCTTATATGGTGCACAAGCTGCAAGAGGAGCTATTATCATTACCACAAAAACAGGAGGAGGAAAATCTTCAAAACCTACAGTAAGTATTAGTTCCAGCCTGAAATTTGATAACGCTATTTTGGCTGAATATCAAAATAAATATTCTCAGGGGCTTGATGGTTTATTTATCAATGGAAGTATTCAAGGTACAGCCAGCAGCCAATCCTGGGGAGCAAGAGTTGATACTTTAAAGGTTGATGGATCGCCTGTTAAAACATATGATCCAAGAGCCATATTTTTTAGAACCGGTAAAACCACAGATAATAATATCAGTATTTCGGGAGGGTCTGAAAAATCAAATTATCTAATCTCTTATTCTTATCTAAATAATGAAGGTATAATACCTACAACAGCATTTACAAGAAATGCATTTTTTGCTAAGTTCTCTAATCAGATCACTAGTAATTTAACTGCAAACATAGAAATTAACTATGTAAATACAGTTAATGATAGAACACAGGAAGGTAATGGTTTAAGTAATCCGATATGGGCTATTTACCCTGCACCTATTACATGGGACCCGCTTCCTGCAACATGGCCTGATGGTACTCAAAGATTGTACAGAACCTTGTCAAGAAACAATCCTTTTTTCGTGCTTGATAATTCTGGCTTTCAATCAACAGTAAATCGTTTTATACCTGTTGCAAGTTTTGTATATACTCCAACTAAATGGTTAACTATCACAGAGCGTGTTGGTACCGATATCTTTGCAGACAATTCAAGGTATTATGAAGCCAGCACAATTAATAACGGCGTATTTAGCGGTGCCGGTGGGGTTTCAAACCGCTTGGAAGATTATCGTCAGTTTAATCATGACTTTATTATTAGTTTTCATAAAGAGCTGTCTAAAGATCTTTATGGATCTTTATTGTTAGGTAATAATCTTCTTTCTCAATTTACAGATACTTATGTTCAATCGGGAGTAGGTCTTGCACTTCCTGGTTTTTATAATATTAGTAATGCAGGTACTATATTATCAAGCGATAATGTAGTACGATATAGAAAAGTAGGTTACTATGCACAAGCTAACCTGGAGTATAAAAAAATGTTGGATCTGAGCTTAACCGGAAGATATGATGGTACTTCGGTTCTTAACCCTGATAAGCAATATTATCCTTATGGTTCTGCCGGGCTAGGATTTATTTTTACGGAACTTATGAATAAGAGTGATGCGTTTAGTTTTGGTAAAGTGCGTATTTCTTATTCTGCAGTGGGTAATGATAATTTATCTCCTTATTCACTAAGTACACCATTTTTATTAGGTACCAATATGCCTGCAATAAACAATGTTAATTTCCCATACAATGGTGTTAATGGGGCAAAACTTACCACTGCATTGGGTAATCCTAATTTAATAAATGAAAGTTTGAACGAATTTGAAGTGGGATTAGAATTGAAATTCCTTAAGAATCGTCTTTCATTTGATGGGTCTTACTTCGATAGAGAATCTAAAAACCTCTTAAGTCAGACTCCTATTGCATCTACTTCTGGTTTCTTTACTGGTTTTCAAAATGTGGGACAAATTCAAAACAAAGGGATAGAGTTTTTAATAAGTGGAAATCCTGTAAAAACCAAAAACTTTACATGGGATGTAAATTTGAATTTTACTCGTATACGTAGTAAGGTAATTACTTTAGGACCAGGTGTTAATAGTATTCAGTTAGGTGGATTTGGTAATGCAGGTGTTTTTCTGTTTAAAGATCAACCGTACGGAATATTATACGGACTACAATATGTAAGAAATGATAAAGGACAAATTGAAGTAGGGGATGATGGATTACCGATCTCTTCAACAGATTTTGGACCAATAGGTAATACTAATCCTGATTTTACTATGGGACTTTCAAATACATTTACTTACAAAAGATTATCACTTAGCTTCTTGATTGATTATAAAAAAGGAGGCGATATTTTGAATTTGGATGATAACTATATGTGGTTTTATGGAACTTCAAAAATAACAGAGGCCAACAGAGATAAGCCTTTTGTTGTTGGTAATTCGGTTTATGCAAGTTCAGGATTGCCTAATACCACACCTGTTAGTGCACAGGATTACTGGAGTACAATTTCAAGTATAACAGAGTCTAACATAGAAGATGGAACATATGTTAAACTGCGTAATGTAACAGCTGCTTATACTTTTGGAGCAATTAGAAAAACTCCTTTTAAATCTTTGACAATTAGTTTTAGTGGAAATAATTTGTGGTTCTATCTTCCTCATTATACAGGTAGTGATCCGGAAGCGAGTGTTTCAGGAGGAGATAATGGACAAGGAGTTACTAATTTTCAAACGCCAACAACCAGGTCTTATATCGTAGGTGTAAAAGCAACATTCTAA
- a CDS encoding SusD/RagB family nutrient-binding outer membrane lipoprotein — translation MKKKIIYSLVLTATILTMGGCKKFLDVNTDPNNPLQAPESLILPPVIVDVSTVVAGGSFSVQNTSGIAEITSYWMQQISLNQPLPQFESYKFTTGDGEYSFGDIYYNLMQNIKRMGDVAKANNDHSYGVISKVLMAYSIGVTTDMWGDVAYSEAFDGNLHAKYDKQEDIYTAIQAMLDSAIAENQLDPGLSVPGDDDFLFHGDMSKWEKFAYALKARHYIHLTKAPGHDAVTQSNLALAALDHAFTGTDDEATANFYTGSAGQETPWYKNTELAQGGVVLGATLIDSLIARSDPRLPIIANKGSQDSYLGRISTSDVVPDVTIYSTLGYSLGGADINDVITTGASAPIAILPYSELEFIKAEATFRVSGAAAAQPIYQQAITDNMVKLGLSASDPNVTAYLAARGTLTDGNALQRIMEEKSIADLLSIENFNDWRRTGYPNLTIVANPEAGITTIPRRFQFGTQEVTSNPQPENTNVKITDRVWWDAAP, via the coding sequence ATGAAAAAGAAAATAATATACAGTCTAGTTTTAACAGCAACAATTCTTACGATGGGAGGGTGTAAGAAATTCTTAGATGTTAACACGGATCCTAATAACCCTCTTCAGGCGCCTGAGTCTTTGATTCTGCCTCCCGTAATTGTTGACGTTTCTACTGTTGTTGCCGGAGGATCTTTTTCCGTACAAAACACATCAGGGATAGCGGAAATAACTTCTTACTGGATGCAGCAGATATCTTTAAACCAGCCATTGCCGCAATTTGAAAGTTATAAATTCACTACTGGAGACGGCGAGTACTCATTTGGTGATATATACTATAATTTAATGCAGAACATTAAAAGAATGGGGGATGTAGCGAAAGCTAATAACGACCATTCTTATGGCGTGATATCAAAAGTATTGATGGCGTATTCAATAGGAGTTACTACAGACATGTGGGGTGATGTGGCTTATAGTGAGGCTTTTGATGGTAATTTGCATGCAAAATATGACAAACAGGAAGATATTTATACTGCAATTCAAGCCATGTTGGATAGCGCTATTGCTGAGAATCAGTTAGATCCAGGACTTTCTGTTCCTGGTGACGATGATTTCTTGTTTCATGGAGATATGAGCAAATGGGAAAAATTTGCTTATGCTTTAAAAGCAAGACACTACATTCATTTGACTAAAGCACCTGGTCATGATGCAGTTACTCAATCAAACTTAGCTTTAGCTGCATTAGATCATGCCTTTACAGGTACAGATGATGAGGCTACCGCAAATTTTTATACGGGATCTGCAGGTCAGGAAACTCCTTGGTATAAAAATACAGAACTAGCTCAGGGGGGTGTTGTGTTGGGCGCAACTTTAATTGATTCTTTAATTGCCAGATCGGATCCACGTTTACCTATCATTGCTAATAAAGGTTCACAAGACAGTTATTTAGGTAGAATAAGCACTTCCGATGTTGTTCCTGATGTTACAATTTATTCAACTTTAGGATATTCCTTAGGAGGAGCTGATATCAATGATGTTATCACTACGGGAGCTTCAGCTCCCATTGCAATCCTTCCTTATTCAGAGCTTGAATTCATAAAAGCAGAAGCTACTTTTAGAGTGTCTGGAGCTGCTGCAGCACAGCCAATTTATCAACAAGCTATTACAGATAATATGGTTAAATTGGGACTTAGCGCAAGTGATCCTAATGTAACTGCTTACCTGGCTGCAAGAGGTACATTAACAGATGGCAACGCTTTACAAAGAATTATGGAAGAAAAGTCAATTGCAGATCTTCTCTCTATTGAAAATTTCAACGACTGGCGTAGAACAGGCTATCCTAATTTAACTATAGTAGCAAATCCTGAAGCTGGAATTACTACCATTCCAAGAAGATTTCAGTTTGGTACTCAAGAAGTGACCTCAAACCCACAACCTGAGAATACTAATGTTAAAATTACAGATAGAGTATGGTGGGATGCAGCTCCATAA